The Thomasclavelia ramosa DSM 1402 genome includes a region encoding these proteins:
- a CDS encoding YfhO family protein has product MKKKQFYPIIFLTCLTLVMIIVITPSSSIFGANTDWLSQHVNLADYIRKTMLETKSFFPDFAFNIGGGQNIYNISYYGLFRPDILIGCLIPGIAMKDIIITYMIINLVLSVNLTYIWLKRKQFSTTLCIVGAVLLLSSSVLFQSHRQIMFVDYMPGVLLALIAVDTYIKNQKQGLLIGAVVLIIANSYFFAISALLTIFTYYCFEMYRLKNLITFKKLCLFIQPLLIGVLICGILLIPTAYVMLENHQSSGGSLDLMSLVVPRGDFKALLYNAYGCGLGFVAWAGLVLSLKLKETRKLSIWLLLLLFIPIFSFVLNGFLYPRAKILLPFTPLIIYVVIQTINEYKQSQIKLDLKLIVLLILPIVLFYKEPLVILDIIICLVGILLYLRITERTLYLLLVMPLIISYVNNQKESFVTKDTYQQVSNLKNIKVEKDGRYDIFKQSLNTVNQVSNNELRSSIYSSVSNRLYNHFYYDIIKNPISIKNRVACLSNSNIFFQGMMGVKTLYSENVVPMGYQAIGNNLYQNDKVLPLVYATSNSYDVVQFDRLDYPQTLDTIYNNVVVAGGQSNYQSKAATVALETVVKEKSDNLQITKLNDGYRINTKKTGKLELGINQDLTNKILIVEFDLAKVKLIKRKDTSITINGVKNKLSSSSAAYPNHNTHFTYVLSQNELLDQLSISFSNGRYDLKNIKVSTIDYDVIKNRNQEIDALVGSYNQDGNLVEGTINVSNDGYLVTSLPYQNGYTVLIDGKEVAKECVNKAFLGAKISKGQHQIRIIFKAPMKNVGYVCSGVGFIWLVFQGRRKKNEKGFERIN; this is encoded by the coding sequence ATGAAAAAAAAGCAGTTTTACCCAATTATATTTTTAACATGTTTAACCTTAGTGATGATCATAGTCATCACGCCTTCTTCTAGTATCTTTGGAGCTAATACTGATTGGCTATCGCAACATGTCAATCTAGCTGATTATATTCGGAAGACGATGTTAGAGACAAAATCATTTTTCCCCGATTTTGCATTTAATATCGGCGGTGGTCAAAATATTTATAATATATCTTATTATGGATTGTTTCGACCTGACATATTAATTGGCTGTCTTATTCCTGGAATAGCAATGAAAGATATTATAATTACCTATATGATAATAAATTTAGTTTTAAGTGTTAACCTGACCTATATATGGTTGAAACGCAAACAGTTTAGCACAACGCTATGTATAGTTGGAGCTGTATTATTATTATCTTCTTCTGTATTATTCCAAAGTCACCGCCAAATCATGTTTGTTGATTATATGCCTGGAGTGCTTTTGGCATTGATCGCGGTAGATACATATATTAAAAATCAAAAGCAAGGGTTATTAATTGGAGCAGTGGTTCTAATAATTGCAAATAGTTATTTTTTTGCAATTTCAGCTTTACTAACAATTTTTACATATTATTGTTTTGAAATGTATCGATTGAAAAACCTAATTACTTTTAAAAAGTTATGTTTATTTATTCAGCCGTTATTGATCGGAGTGCTTATTTGTGGAATTCTTTTAATTCCAACTGCCTATGTTATGCTGGAAAACCATCAAAGTAGTGGCGGCTCACTTGATTTGATGTCGTTAGTAGTGCCACGAGGTGATTTTAAAGCCCTATTGTATAATGCTTATGGTTGTGGATTAGGCTTTGTTGCATGGGCAGGTTTAGTTCTAAGCTTAAAATTAAAAGAAACGAGAAAATTATCGATCTGGCTATTATTGTTATTATTTATCCCGATCTTTAGTTTTGTCTTAAATGGTTTTTTATATCCTCGGGCCAAGATTTTGCTTCCTTTTACACCATTGATTATTTATGTAGTAATTCAAACAATCAATGAGTATAAACAATCACAAATTAAATTGGATTTAAAATTAATTGTGCTACTTATTTTACCAATTGTCTTATTTTATAAAGAGCCATTAGTTATTTTAGATATTATAATTTGTTTGGTTGGGATATTATTGTATCTAAGAATAACTGAACGAACTTTATATTTATTGTTGGTAATGCCTTTAATAATTAGCTATGTTAATAATCAAAAAGAGAGTTTTGTTACAAAAGACACTTATCAACAAGTTTCGAATTTAAAAAATATTAAAGTAGAAAAAGATGGTCGATATGATATTTTTAAACAGTCATTGAACACTGTCAATCAAGTTAGTAATAACGAGCTTAGAAGTTCAATCTATAGTTCCGTTAGTAATAGGCTCTATAATCATTTTTATTACGATATTATTAAAAATCCTATTAGTATTAAAAATCGTGTCGCTTGTCTATCAAATTCAAATATTTTCTTTCAAGGAATGATGGGAGTGAAGACGCTCTATAGTGAAAATGTAGTACCGATGGGATATCAAGCAATTGGTAATAATCTATATCAAAATGATAAAGTATTGCCGCTTGTTTATGCAACTAGTAATAGCTATGATGTTGTGCAGTTTGATCGTCTAGATTACCCACAAACATTAGACACTATTTATAATAATGTGGTTGTTGCAGGCGGTCAGAGTAATTATCAAAGTAAGGCAGCTACGGTTGCACTAGAAACAGTTGTAAAAGAAAAAAGCGATAATTTACAAATAACTAAATTAAATGATGGCTATCGTATTAACACTAAAAAGACGGGTAAATTAGAATTAGGGATCAATCAAGATTTAACTAATAAGATTTTAATTGTGGAATTTGATTTAGCTAAAGTTAAATTAATTAAGCGTAAAGATACGAGTATTACGATTAATGGGGTAAAAAATAAGTTATCTAGTTCAAGTGCTGCTTATCCAAATCATAATACGCATTTTACATATGTTTTAAGTCAAAATGAATTGCTTGACCAACTTAGTATTAGTTTCAGTAATGGACGTTATGATTTAAAGAATATAAAAGTTTCTACGATTGACTATGATGTAATCAAAAACCGTAATCAAGAAATTGATGCATTAGTTGGCTCGTATAATCAAGATGGCAATCTTGTAGAAGGAACAATCAATGTTAGTAATGATGGCTATTTAGTTACTTCATTACCGTATCAAAATGGCTATACGGTATTAATTGATGGCAAAGAAGTTGCTAAGGAGTGTGTAAATAAAGCATTTTTAGGAGCAAAGATTTCTAAAGGACAACACCAGATTAGAATTATATTTAAAGCTCCAATGAAAAATGTTGGTTATGTTTGTAGTGGTGTGGGTTTTATATGGTTAGTATTTCAAGGGAGAAGGAAAAAGAATGAAAAAGGATTTGAAAGAATTAATTAG
- a CDS encoding GtrA family protein, producing the protein MKKDLKELISYVFVGGCTTLINFVIYWFVITMMDQGWLFANVISWVGAVIFAFWANKHFVFKSANETGKEAYQFFILRLGTLLVESGLLFIFIQLLSANEMLSKVVVSVITVVSNYGLCKFKIFAAKGGHEYGQN; encoded by the coding sequence ATGAAAAAGGATTTGAAAGAATTAATTAGTTATGTATTTGTAGGTGGATGCACAACGCTAATTAACTTTGTAATTTATTGGTTTGTGATTACAATGATGGATCAGGGCTGGCTTTTTGCAAATGTAATCTCTTGGGTTGGTGCTGTTATCTTCGCTTTTTGGGCTAATAAACATTTTGTTTTTAAAAGTGCTAATGAAACTGGAAAAGAAGCTTATCAATTCTTTATTTTAAGATTAGGGACATTATTAGTTGAAAGCGGATTATTATTTATTTTTATTCAGTTATTATCTGCAAATGAGATGTTATCAAAAGTAGTAGTTAGTGTAATTACAGTAGTTTCAAATTATGGGCTATGCAAGTTTAAGATTTTTGCTGCCAAAGGAGGACATGAATATGGACAAAATTAG
- a CDS encoding glycosyltransferase family 2 protein, whose product MDKISVIVPCYNEEEVLPLFHKEVTKELETIENIDYEILFIDDGSHDHTIDLLKMICAKDHHCDYYSFSRNFGKEAAMFAGLEKSTGDYCVIMDADLQHPPKLLAPMYQAVSQEGYDCCAGKRMDREGEGRLRNFLSKSFYKVMQKLSKLDMSDGAGDFRMMSRLMVDSILEIREYNRYMKGLFSYVGFETKWLPFNNVERAAGSTKWNFKSLFSYALEGIFSFSTAPLKIAGIFGVILFVGSIILSLYTAISTLMFGNSVGGYTTIVCLILFLSGTQMLLIAILGEYVSKDYMENKARPIYIVKDTNRRKRYN is encoded by the coding sequence ATGGACAAAATTAGTGTAATCGTACCTTGTTATAATGAAGAGGAAGTACTTCCATTATTCCATAAGGAAGTGACTAAAGAACTTGAAACGATTGAAAATATTGATTATGAAATCTTATTTATTGATGATGGTAGTCATGATCATACAATTGATTTATTAAAGATGATCTGTGCTAAAGATCACCATTGTGACTATTATTCATTTTCTCGCAACTTTGGAAAAGAAGCAGCGATGTTCGCTGGCTTGGAAAAATCAACCGGTGATTATTGTGTAATCATGGATGCAGATCTTCAACATCCCCCAAAATTGCTGGCACCGATGTATCAGGCAGTAAGTCAAGAAGGTTACGATTGTTGTGCTGGAAAAAGAATGGATCGTGAGGGTGAAGGTAGATTAAGAAATTTCTTAAGTAAGTCATTTTATAAGGTGATGCAAAAATTATCAAAATTGGATATGAGTGATGGTGCAGGAGATTTTAGAATGATGAGTCGTCTTATGGTTGATTCAATTTTAGAAATTAGAGAGTATAATCGTTATATGAAAGGTTTATTTTCATATGTTGGTTTTGAGACAAAGTGGTTACCATTTAATAATGTAGAAAGGGCTGCTGGTTCTACTAAATGGAATTTTAAAAGCTTATTTTCTTATGCTTTAGAAGGAATTTTCTCATTTTCTACTGCTCCACTAAAGATAGCAGGAATATTTGGTGTTATCCTATTTGTTGGTTCAATTATTTTATCGTTATATACAGCGATTTCAACATTGATGTTTGGAAATAGCGTAGGTGGATATACTACGATTGTCTGTTTAATTTTATTTTTAAGTGGAACACAAATGTTATTAATTGCAATATTAGGAGAATATGTGTCTAAAGATTATATGGAAAATAAAGCTCGACCAATTTATATTGTTAAAGATACAAACCGCAGAAAACGGTATAATTAG
- a CDS encoding PTS sugar transporter subunit IIB, translated as MIRIMLACAGGMSTSLLMNKMKEEADNRGLEVSVEAIGEKTLEQHLGEFDVLLLGPQVRYVIPNVKKILAGKIPFDVIDMRDYGLMNGEKVLAAALKMYDDFYNK; from the coding sequence ATGATTAGAATTATGTTAGCATGTGCTGGAGGGATGTCTACCAGCTTATTAATGAACAAGATGAAAGAGGAAGCCGATAATAGAGGACTGGAAGTCAGTGTTGAAGCGATTGGTGAAAAAACATTGGAACAGCATTTAGGCGAATTTGATGTATTACTGTTAGGACCGCAAGTTCGTTATGTTATTCCTAATGTTAAGAAAATATTAGCAGGGAAGATTCCGTTTGATGTTATTGATATGCGTGATTACGGATTGATGAATGGAGAGAAAGTATTAGCTGCAGCGCTTAAAATGTACGATGATTTTTATAATAAATAG
- a CDS encoding PTS sugar transporter subunit IIB, whose translation MKILLVCNAGMSTSILVREMEKAAKEQQLELEVTAMGFTQAEKVLLDWDIVMLGPQVRHQLTGLQKAAEGKVPVEVINMRDYGMMNGANVLKRALEIINE comes from the coding sequence ATGAAAATATTGTTAGTATGTAATGCTGGTATGTCAACGAGTATACTTGTTCGAGAGATGGAAAAAGCGGCAAAAGAACAACAGCTTGAATTAGAAGTCACAGCAATGGGGTTTACGCAGGCGGAAAAAGTTTTATTAGATTGGGATATTGTTATGTTGGGGCCACAAGTTAGGCACCAGTTAACAGGTCTGCAAAAAGCCGCTGAGGGTAAAGTTCCCGTAGAAGTAATTAATATGCGTGATTATGGAATGATGAATGGTGCCAATGTGCTAAAACGAGCGCTTGAAATCATTAACGAATAG
- a CDS encoding PTS sugar transporter subunit IIB, translating to MDEFLSELYVEYLKKWILLQTSKDYKLYFNDNDSNIILIEAENSLSRVTFNRFNIIELCVMNNNDNKLEFYIHFQMQNLGHAKRLFEEMIECIYNTIKQPVLKILLSCSSGLTTSYFAEKLSQTAELLELNYQFQAVGWEKVLAAALDFDVLLLAPQISYQCARIQKILPNKLVLKIPTLIFASYDCLKLFEFIKESLLLDKVNNNKTIIKLSP from the coding sequence ATGGATGAATTTTTAAGCGAGCTTTATGTAGAGTATTTAAAAAAATGGATCTTACTACAAACTAGTAAGGATTATAAATTGTATTTCAATGATAATGATTCCAATATTATACTTATTGAAGCTGAAAATAGTTTAAGTCGTGTAACCTTTAATCGTTTTAATATTATTGAGCTTTGTGTCATGAATAATAATGACAATAAATTAGAATTTTATATTCATTTTCAAATGCAAAATTTAGGACACGCTAAAAGACTTTTTGAAGAGATGATAGAATGTATTTATAACACGATCAAACAACCTGTTTTAAAAATTTTATTATCATGCTCTAGCGGTTTGACGACTAGTTATTTTGCTGAAAAACTTAGCCAAACGGCAGAATTATTAGAATTGAATTATCAATTTCAAGCAGTTGGCTGGGAAAAGGTCTTGGCAGCAGCATTGGATTTTGATGTTCTGCTCTTAGCTCCACAAATATCTTACCAATGTGCAAGGATACAAAAAATACTACCTAATAAATTAGTTTTAAAAATTCCAACGCTAATATTTGCAAGCTATGATTGTTTAAAATTATTTGAGTTTATCAAAGAATCACTATTATTAGATAAGGTAAATAACAATAAAACAATAATAAAATTATCACCGTAA
- a CDS encoding MurR/RpiR family transcriptional regulator, with protein MNILMKLKNSKVLSNNEKIIADYILEHPDRILKMTAKDLSTVCYVSTATIYRLCDKLELSGFADLKLKITSSLEEYLKSTENFDFNFPVKQFQTHYEIIHKLKEDYEQTLSSTANLFSLDQLKRVVSTMKKAQVIDVYTSAGNIYFAQNFQFQMQEIGVSINVPIDEYQQRLQAASSDNSHLAIIVSYSGRGIISDILFRILKERKTPIILISSYNYPIKEVKPDHHLYISSGENHYKKISSFSTRLSILYIFDILYTCYFELNYEENLERKLDYYRLIDKTNIR; from the coding sequence ATGAATATATTAATGAAATTAAAGAATAGTAAAGTTCTATCGAATAATGAAAAAATCATTGCAGACTATATTTTAGAGCATCCAGATCGTATTTTAAAAATGACTGCAAAAGATTTAAGCACAGTTTGTTATGTCTCAACAGCAACGATTTATCGCTTATGTGATAAGCTTGAATTATCAGGGTTTGCTGATCTGAAGCTAAAAATCACTAGTTCTTTAGAAGAGTATTTAAAAAGTACAGAGAATTTTGACTTTAATTTTCCTGTTAAGCAATTTCAGACACATTATGAAATTATTCATAAGCTAAAAGAAGATTATGAACAAACCTTAAGTTCTACTGCTAACTTATTTAGTTTAGACCAGCTTAAGCGAGTCGTTTCAACAATGAAAAAGGCTCAAGTCATTGATGTATATACATCAGCTGGAAATATTTACTTTGCACAAAACTTTCAATTTCAAATGCAGGAAATTGGTGTGAGTATAAATGTGCCGATTGATGAATATCAACAACGACTTCAGGCTGCTTCTAGTGATAACTCACATCTAGCGATTATTGTTTCATATAGCGGTAGAGGAATTATTTCAGATATCTTATTTAGAATCTTGAAGGAACGGAAAACACCAATTATTTTAATTTCCTCATATAATTATCCTATAAAAGAAGTGAAACCAGATCATCACCTATATATTAGCTCTGGTGAAAATCATTATAAAAAAATTTCATCTTTTTCAACTAGATTATCAATTTTATATATTTTTGATATTTTATATACCTGTTACTTTGAATTAAATTATGAAGAGAATCTTGAACGAAAGTTAGATTACTATCGTTTGATTGATAAAACAAATATTAGATAA
- a CDS encoding PIG-L family deacetylase yields the protein MKKLLIICLVLLTGCTNANAKINKIEHQDIFDQVQLSDYQNVMIVAHPDDETIWGGMHLLKDKYLVVCLTNGDNEIRSKEFKEVMKKTQNTGLILNYPDKTNGKRDNWKSSYQKIEDDLNYLLSKQHFNLVVTHNPKGEYGHQHHKMTSAIVTSIAKDLAITNNLKYFGLYYRKTNPILPMKPTFDDDLTKQKLELADCYSSQKKVCHNLGHMFPYENWISYDEWH from the coding sequence ATGAAGAAACTACTAATAATCTGTTTAGTCCTCCTAACAGGATGTACTAACGCAAACGCAAAAATAAATAAAATCGAACATCAAGATATTTTTGATCAAGTCCAATTAAGTGATTATCAAAATGTTATGATCGTAGCTCATCCTGATGATGAAACTATTTGGGGTGGAATGCATTTACTAAAAGATAAATACTTGGTTGTCTGCCTAACTAATGGTGATAACGAAATACGTTCTAAAGAATTTAAAGAGGTGATGAAAAAAACACAGAATACCGGACTTATTTTAAATTATCCTGATAAGACAAATGGTAAGCGGGATAATTGGAAATCATCATATCAAAAAATTGAAGACGATTTAAATTATCTTTTATCGAAACAACATTTTAATCTCGTTGTTACTCACAATCCTAAAGGTGAATACGGCCATCAGCATCACAAGATGACAAGTGCAATTGTTACAAGTATTGCTAAAGATCTAGCAATTACTAATAATTTAAAATATTTTGGTCTTTATTATCGAAAAACTAACCCTATCTTGCCAATGAAACCAACCTTTGATGATGATCTTACCAAACAAAAATTAGAATTAGCAGATTGTTACTCCTCTCAAAAGAAAGTCTGCCATAACTTAGGACATATGTTCCCATATGAAAACTGGATCAGCTACGATGAGTGGCATTGA